DNA sequence from the Candidatus Bathyarchaeota archaeon genome:
ATGGGATAGATGACCCTGCCGTACGTGAGCTCGCTAAGATCGTGCATGCAGCCGATATCCGCCGTGATATCGATAAGGTTCCTGAGGCCCGTGGTTTAGAGGCGATATCGAGGGGTATGATGTTCCTCGTTAAGGACGATTATGAGGCTTTGGAGAAGGGGTTCCCCATATACGACGCCCTATACATATACTGCCAGCTCAAAGAGCTCGAGAAACGTTACAAAGATGAGCTTACACGCATGGATAGAAACGAGAGATTCGCTTTTCTGAAATCCAAGATAAAGCTCCCGCCAAAGATAGGGCCTAGAGATTAGTGGGCGAAAGACCGAAAGCGCTTAATCCTTTACGCTATAGCCCTCCTTTTTCTCCTTCATAAGAATAACGAGTTTTCCGGTAGTGTTAAATATGACTACCGTGTTACATAGTATAACTAAGGTGATACTATTGACTTTGGTTAAGACTAGGAAGGTCGGCGGTTCTCTAGTGGTTACGCTTCCTAAAACCCTCGTAGAGGAGAAGAAGATCAGAGAGGGTGAGATAATAGAGATAACGGTTCGAAAAGTCCGGAAGGATGGGTTCGGGATCTTCAAGGGGATGAAGCCGTTTACGGTAGAGGACGAGTTGAAGACTCATGAGTAGAAAGCGGTATATCGTAGATGCCTACGCTTGGATAGAGTATTTCATCGGAAGCGAGGCCGGTAAGAATGTGAAGGAGGTCCTAGAGGATGGGAGCTGCGAGGTTTACACCTGCGCGGTAACGGTCGCTGAAATCGTGAGTAAAGTCGCTAGAGAAGGACGAAACCCCGAAGTCGCATACGACATCTTACTACGCAACTCGAACATAATAGACGCCGACCACGAACTATCCAAGGACGCCGGCATCCTACACGCCGAAGTCCGGAAAACAGTGAAGGATTTCGGGTTAGCAGACGCTTATGTCTTAGCCTCTGCTAGAAGATTGAAGGCGAAAATCCTCACCGGAGACCCGCATTTCAGAGGGTTTAAAGAGGCCGTGTCTCTTTAGAGGATCCTTAGCCCTATGCTCTGACTGATAAGTGCGCGGGCTGGAAGGTAATAGTTTTTTGCCGGGACGACTTATCATAGGCTAGCTATGGGTAAGGTTAGCTATCCCTCGGGCTACTACGTTAGGTTTAGTCCTCCAAGCCCTGTGGTGCTCGTGACATGTATATCTAGGGACGGTCGAGCCAACATAATAACTATAGGTATGTACATGCCCATATCCTTCGACCCGCCTCTATTGGCCATAGGGGTTTCACCCAAGAGATACTCTCATAGCTTGATAGAGGAGACTGGAGAGTTCGTAGTCAACGTCCCCGGTAGGGACTTGGTGGACGCCGCCGTGCTCTGCGGAAGCGTTTCAGGCCGCGTGGTCGATAAGTTCAAGGAAGCTAAGCTAACGGCTATACCGGCGTCTAAGGTTAAACCTCCGCTTATAGCGGAGTGCATAGCCCACTTCGAGTGCAGGGTATACGATGAATTTACGGCGGGGGACCATACTATATTCGTAGGCGAGGTCGTGGCCGTATCTATCGAGGAGAAGGCCGTCAAGGAGAATATGCTAGACGTAACGAAGGCACAGCCGATATCCCATAGGGGTCGCTACTACTTCACACCGTCGCTATTCTACGAAGCCAAGAAATAGCTAGATCAAAAATCGAGGCATTAGAATGTTTTTTGATAAAGAATTTTTGAGAAAACGGGTCGAAGGTTTTCAGCGTTTGATGAGGGAAAACAGTATAGACGCTTCCATGGTCAGGACGTTATCGTCTTTCGCATACTTTACCGGGGTGAAGTGGCTTAGACCCGCCTTGCTGATTCCAGCCGAAGGCGAGCCGACGGCGTTCGTGTTCAAACATGAGGCTGAAGAGTTCATGGAGAAAAGCTGGATTCGAGATGTAAAAACCTACATGAAGGCGGAGGAGCTCATGAGGAGCGTAAGCGGGTCGATAAGAGAGGCCGCGTATAGACGGGTAGGGTTCGACTACAGCCTCGAAAGAGACTCCTACGTCTTGTTCTTCGAGCTCTTCAAAAAGTTGAACGCGCAGGTGGAGGTCGTAGATGTACATGCGTTGATCATGCGGTTGCGCATGATCAAGGACCCCGCGGAGATAGAGGCGATTAGGGAGGCTGCTAGAATAGCTGAGGCTGGGATGCGTATGGCCGTGGATTCGTTGGATGTCGGGAAGAGTGAGCTTGAGATAGCCGCCGAGGCGATGGCTGAGATGATGCGTAAGGGGGCTGAAGCTCCGCATATATACGTCGCGGCTGGCCCGAGGCCTAGGGTACACGCTGAGCCTAGAAGCTGGAACAAGATAAGACCTGAAGACGCGGTTGAGATAGTTATATCGGCCGACTACCACGGGTATTACAGCAACCTGACCAGAACAGTCTTCCTAGGCGGCTTATCCGGCGAGAAGAGACGAGCCTATGAAGCGTTTATGAAGGCTCATCAGACGGTTGAGGAAAACCTGAAACCTGGGATTCGGCTGATCGAGGTTGAGAACATGGTCGGAAAGCTGTTTGAAGATACAGGTTTCAGCGACTACCATGTAGCCGGGTTCGCACATGGAGTGGGGTTGTTGCCAGAGGAAGACCCGATAACCACGATCGTCACCCCTCACCGCCGATACAAGGTGGCGGAAAACATGGTTCTAGCTGCTATACACGCACCTTTAACGGTCCCGGGAGTCGGAACGATAAAGTTTGAAGACACCTACCGGGTAAAACCTGAAAAACCAGAAAGACTAACGAAGTTCGACTATGAACTAGCCCTATGATTTACCTTAGAATTAGTGGGCCGGGAGAGATTTGAACTCTCGACCTCCCGGTTATCAGCCGGGTGCTCTGACCATGCTGAGCTACCGGCCCTCGGTCTTCGGTTTAAGTTAGGGTTTCAGCTTGGATTTAAGGATTTAGGCATCTCTACCTATCGCCGAGTGGGGTTTGGCCCCCTCGTCAGGGGGTTACCTTAGTCTTTCAAAATTTTAGTGCCTTGAAATTAGAGGCTGTTATCTTAAAACATATGGGATTCGCAAGAGCTTTAAATAAACATTTTATCTGATTAATTTCTCTGCGGTTTGGAAAAGACGATCTAGATTTTCTTTATCTTTGAGGCTACAGATTACTTTCGTTCCTTCTTTTCTCGTTTTTATAAGGTCCTACCCGTAAAAGTAAGCTTATGTGATGGGAAAGCGGTTGTGCTGAAACCTCAAAATTGCGTATACGGATGCGTATCATGCGAATCTATTTGTCCAAGAAAAGCATTCAAGCTCGGCCTATCTTTTACGTATCATTTTTGACTTTAGGCCTCTCTTTCATGCGGTTTTTCAATGAACTTTTCAATTCTGGTCGCTAACCTTAAAATTATGAGCATCATAAGAATTTGAATGATTGTTGCAAATGCTGGTGGAACTACACTTAATCCTCCAAAGGTTGTTATTGCCAATGCAATTGTAATCGAATTGTTTTTCGCTGTTACGGCGTAGCCAAGTGCTATAGTATCTCTATAATTGAAGCCTACAAATTTAGAGTAAAGGATTGAAATTATGAAAAGTATTGAATATACGGATATTATTCCAAGCGCTATCATCAAAATATAACTTGGATTAGCCAGTATTATTTTGGATTGCAGAGCCATAGCAATAAAAACTATAGCGTACATTCCAAGGCATGAAATTGCGGGAAATATCGGCGTAATTTCTAGAAACCTTTTCACCCCAATTTTTCTTATTAAAAATTTTCGTGTAGCCAAACCTGCAATAAGGGGTAAAACTATCATAACTAGAAGCTTTTGAAACATCATCCAAAAATCCACCTCGATGTATGAACCGACCAAAATCAGCATCCATAAAGGAATTAAGAAAATTGCTAGAATGAAGCTAAGAGCAACTATAGAGAGAGCGGTCTCTATCCTACCCTTTGCAAAACCAGTCCATGCTACCACCA
Encoded proteins:
- a CDS encoding chromate resistance protein produces the protein MKWVTRARVHVDRVACPWLIKKFIDPEAEFKFVPWPGPLPKPEEGIPFDFPGVELGHHDGKCSFETLVEKYGIDDPAVRELAKIVHAADIRRDIDKVPEARGLEAISRGMMFLVKDDYEALEKGFPIYDALYIYCQLKELEKRYKDELTRMDRNERFAFLKSKIKLPPKIGPRD
- a CDS encoding AbrB/MazE/SpoVT family DNA-binding domain-containing protein yields the protein MTLVKTRKVGGSLVVTLPKTLVEEKKIREGEIIEITVRKVRKDGFGIFKGMKPFTVEDELKTHE
- a CDS encoding PIN domain-containing protein codes for the protein MSRKRYIVDAYAWIEYFIGSEAGKNVKEVLEDGSCEVYTCAVTVAEIVSKVAREGRNPEVAYDILLRNSNIIDADHELSKDAGILHAEVRKTVKDFGLADAYVLASARRLKAKILTGDPHFRGFKEAVSL
- a CDS encoding flavin reductase family protein, encoding MGKVSYPSGYYVRFSPPSPVVLVTCISRDGRANIITIGMYMPISFDPPLLAIGVSPKRYSHSLIEETGEFVVNVPGRDLVDAAVLCGSVSGRVVDKFKEAKLTAIPASKVKPPLIAECIAHFECRVYDEFTAGDHTIFVGEVVAVSIEEKAVKENMLDVTKAQPISHRGRYYFTPSLFYEAKK
- a CDS encoding aminopeptidase P family protein, whose product is MFFDKEFLRKRVEGFQRLMRENSIDASMVRTLSSFAYFTGVKWLRPALLIPAEGEPTAFVFKHEAEEFMEKSWIRDVKTYMKAEELMRSVSGSIREAAYRRVGFDYSLERDSYVLFFELFKKLNAQVEVVDVHALIMRLRMIKDPAEIEAIREAARIAEAGMRMAVDSLDVGKSELEIAAEAMAEMMRKGAEAPHIYVAAGPRPRVHAEPRSWNKIRPEDAVEIVISADYHGYYSNLTRTVFLGGLSGEKRRAYEAFMKAHQTVEENLKPGIRLIEVENMVGKLFEDTGFSDYHVAGFAHGVGLLPEEDPITTIVTPHRRYKVAENMVLAAIHAPLTVPGVGTIKFEDTYRVKPEKPERLTKFDYELAL
- a CDS encoding arsenic resistance protein; this translates as MMLKFSQFIRKYLPIFVSLSIVLGLIAGKLFSETVGSLKSFIPITLFLMLYPMMINVKIEEIKYALTNFKIVASAVLMNFVISPLLGALFAHIFLGNLNPQLLAGFILILTVPCSGMVVAWTGFAKGRIETALSIVALSFILAIFLIPLWMLILVGSYIEVDFWMMFQKLLVMIVLPLIAGLATRKFLIRKIGVKRFLEITPIFPAISCLGMYAIVFIAMALQSKIILANPSYILMIALGIISVYSILFIISILYSKFVGFNYRDTIALGYAVTAKNNSITIALAITTFGGLSVVPPAFATIIQILMMLIILRLATRIEKFIEKPHEREA